One Thalassotalea hakodatensis DNA segment encodes these proteins:
- a CDS encoding glycosyltransferase family 4 protein, whose amino-acid sequence MSTLKRVAIVGPLPPPAGGMANQTRKLGEFLTEEGLEVDIIQVNPAYFPAFIGKVPVIRAGFRLIQYLVSLKRQLKHVDVVHIMANSGWSWHLFAAPAIWVAHRLNKPVVLNYRGGYAQTFFEKSWFWVKPSLRKCQQILVPSAFLQQVFEQFELHADIVPNVLDQTKFYPMEQKVVNEQPHIIVTRNLEDIYDVATAIKGFALVQEHFPQARLSVAGTGPELNNLQALVSQLGIESQVTFVGRLSPNEIADLYRAADVMVNTSIVDNSPNSIIESLACGTPVVSTNVGGIPTLVTDQHDAILVGIENEQAIADGVIKLLQDDAFRVTLIKNGQNTISKFYWENVWRNLQQHYLKAIAEKG is encoded by the coding sequence GTGAGTACATTAAAGCGCGTAGCGATTGTTGGGCCTTTACCGCCACCTGCTGGCGGGATGGCGAACCAAACAAGAAAGCTTGGTGAGTTTTTAACCGAAGAAGGGCTTGAGGTTGATATTATTCAAGTCAACCCTGCTTATTTTCCAGCGTTCATTGGCAAAGTACCTGTTATTCGCGCTGGTTTTCGGTTAATTCAGTATCTTGTTTCACTGAAACGACAACTTAAACACGTAGATGTCGTACATATAATGGCGAATTCTGGTTGGTCTTGGCATTTATTTGCCGCACCAGCAATTTGGGTTGCTCATCGCTTAAACAAACCAGTAGTGTTAAATTACCGTGGTGGATATGCGCAAACGTTTTTCGAAAAATCATGGTTTTGGGTCAAACCAAGTCTTCGTAAATGCCAACAAATATTAGTTCCTTCTGCTTTTTTACAGCAAGTCTTTGAACAGTTTGAATTACACGCTGACATTGTACCGAACGTATTGGATCAAACGAAGTTTTATCCAATGGAACAAAAGGTTGTTAATGAACAGCCGCATATTATTGTGACCCGGAACCTAGAAGACATTTACGATGTGGCTACGGCTATTAAGGGCTTTGCGCTTGTTCAAGAGCACTTTCCGCAAGCAAGATTATCTGTTGCGGGGACCGGGCCAGAACTTAACAATTTACAAGCGTTAGTGTCACAGCTAGGTATTGAAAGTCAGGTAACTTTTGTCGGAAGACTATCTCCAAATGAGATTGCAGATTTATATCGCGCAGCAGATGTGATGGTCAATACCAGTATTGTTGATAATTCGCCAAACTCGATTATTGAATCGTTAGCGTGTGGCACACCCGTTGTATCAACAAATGTAGGCGGTATACCAACCTTAGTAACAGATCAGCACGATGCAATTCTGGTAGGTATAGAAAATGAACAAGCCATTGCTGATGGTGTGATTAAGCTCTTGCAAGATGACGCATTTCGCGTGACACTGATTAAAAATGGTCAAAACACGATCAGTAAATTTTACTGGGAAAATGTCTGGCGTAACTTACAACAGCATTATTTAAAGGCTATTGCAGAAAAAGGATAA
- the xrtA gene encoding exosortase A, with protein MQSRNAKVLLSFSLLMLCWGWLFADALMGMEAIWRRSDTFAHGYFILPIAMWLVWRNRAPLLIVPLSTSWQALVVLLGSVGLGLIAAVADVNVVSQLAAVVALIAIFWLVIGNKLARVYKFPLIYLLFLVPMGENLIPWLQDVTAWFTVFFLQLTGVPVFRDGLYIQTPSGLFEVAVACSGIRYLIASAAVGALFAYLNYTKLKKQIIFFLFALILPILANGIRAYLIVAIAHYSDMKYATGADHLVYGWLFFGFVIMMMFWVGGKFVDEEQKNKTDLPTQTGSYQMTSIISASVLMIIAVLLLRQIPVVETPNTPQPMLNGTVVKQSNWGITFSKPIAHSFITDGTFEVFAAKYANKQTEGELISFTNKLHDAERWTVIEQQEIKNELGQLQFVLLRNTSGKTRSYVYQYVIGQYSSVSSMWAKLYQVMSSLTGSAHVSYVIAVSLAPSNETEQDKQKLIEKLSVEKNRLGLPL; from the coding sequence ATGCAAAGTAGAAATGCGAAGGTTTTGCTGAGTTTTAGTCTACTGATGTTATGTTGGGGTTGGCTTTTTGCTGACGCGTTAATGGGCATGGAAGCAATATGGCGACGTTCTGACACATTTGCACATGGCTATTTTATTTTACCGATTGCCATGTGGTTAGTATGGCGCAATAGAGCGCCTTTATTAATTGTTCCGTTAAGTACGAGTTGGCAAGCACTCGTTGTATTGTTAGGGTCTGTAGGTTTAGGGTTAATAGCTGCCGTAGCCGACGTTAATGTGGTCAGCCAACTTGCAGCGGTTGTTGCCTTAATTGCTATTTTCTGGTTAGTGATTGGTAATAAGTTAGCTCGTGTTTATAAGTTTCCACTGATTTACCTTTTATTTCTCGTGCCGATGGGAGAGAACTTGATCCCATGGCTGCAAGACGTAACGGCATGGTTTACCGTATTTTTTCTGCAGTTAACTGGCGTACCTGTATTTCGAGATGGTCTTTATATTCAAACGCCGTCTGGTCTTTTTGAAGTTGCTGTAGCTTGCTCAGGTATTCGTTATTTAATCGCCTCAGCAGCTGTTGGCGCTTTATTTGCCTACTTAAATTACACCAAACTTAAAAAACAAATTATTTTCTTCTTGTTCGCGTTGATCTTACCGATATTAGCGAATGGCATTCGTGCCTATTTGATTGTGGCGATCGCCCATTATTCCGATATGAAATACGCAACAGGCGCCGATCATCTTGTGTATGGTTGGTTGTTCTTTGGTTTTGTCATCATGATGATGTTTTGGGTTGGCGGTAAATTTGTTGATGAAGAACAAAAAAATAAGACTGACTTGCCAACACAAACCGGTAGTTACCAAATGACAAGTATCATCAGTGCAAGTGTTTTGATGATCATTGCAGTATTATTATTAAGACAAATTCCAGTGGTTGAAACACCAAACACCCCACAACCTATGCTAAATGGTACTGTTGTTAAGCAATCTAATTGGGGTATCACCTTTTCAAAACCCATTGCCCATTCGTTTATTACTGACGGCACGTTTGAAGTATTTGCCGCAAAATATGCCAATAAACAAACCGAAGGTGAGTTGATTTCATTCACTAATAAATTGCACGATGCAGAACGTTGGACTGTTATTGAACAGCAAGAAATTAAGAATGAACTAGGGCAATTGCAATTTGTGTTGTTACGTAACACCTCGGGCAAAACGCGTAGTTATGTTTACCAATATGTTATTGGTCAGTATTCAAGTGTGTCTTCAATGTGGGCGAAGTTGTATCAGGTAATGTCGTCGTTAACCGGTAGCGCTCATGTCAGTTATGTTATTGCAGTATCGTTAGCACCAAGCAATGAAACAGAGCAAGATAAGCAAAAACTGATCGAAAAACTGAGTGTCGAGAAAAATCGTTTGGGATTGCCTTTGTGA
- a CDS encoding phenylacetate--CoA ligase family protein, whose amino-acid sequence MYTKIVSSLLFPLHEKLKKHDTVTIKNALEKSQWQSKTEILAQQEKRLHSFLKTAVEQVPYYRQLFKRLGLSAQDIKSKADLTKLPFLDKPVIREHFEQLKADNAGPVSPFTTGGSSGTPLTFLLSNERVSHDVAEKWRATRWWGVDIGDKEIVAWGSPIELGAQDKVRLFRDKLFRSTLVPAFDMNDTKLLNFIDTIKAEKPKMLFGYPSVFSLIAKTAQKHNIRVDNLGIEVVFVTSERLYPYQRETIETTFGAPVANGYGGRDAGFIAHQCPDGKMHLSAEDIVVEIIDREGNPVPDGEKGEIVVTHMATSDFPFIRYRTGDVAAIDPEPCSCGRGLPCLMDIEGRTTDFVIAQDGTVMHGLALIYVLRELQGIGEFKIIQESKLLTRIQVVPIEKDLPDALKEEIIVGFKKRLGDNVEVELEVVEKIEAEKSGKFRYVISKVS is encoded by the coding sequence ATGTATACTAAAATTGTTTCGTCATTGTTGTTTCCATTGCATGAAAAATTAAAAAAGCATGATACGGTGACGATAAAAAACGCCTTAGAGAAATCGCAATGGCAGAGCAAAACAGAAATTTTAGCGCAACAGGAAAAGCGCTTACATAGCTTCCTAAAGACAGCTGTTGAGCAAGTGCCTTACTATCGTCAGTTGTTTAAACGTTTGGGCCTTAGTGCGCAGGATATCAAGAGTAAAGCTGATTTAACAAAGCTACCTTTTTTAGATAAGCCTGTTATACGTGAGCATTTCGAACAATTAAAGGCTGATAATGCCGGCCCTGTCAGCCCCTTCACTACGGGTGGTTCTAGCGGTACACCGTTAACGTTTTTGCTGAGTAATGAACGCGTAAGTCATGATGTCGCTGAAAAGTGGCGTGCAACTCGTTGGTGGGGAGTCGATATAGGTGATAAAGAAATTGTTGCATGGGGCTCGCCAATTGAATTGGGCGCTCAAGATAAAGTTAGATTGTTTCGCGACAAATTATTCCGTTCCACCTTAGTACCAGCTTTTGATATGAATGACACTAAGCTGTTGAATTTTATTGACACGATAAAAGCTGAAAAACCCAAAATGCTATTTGGTTACCCGTCGGTGTTTAGTTTGATCGCAAAAACAGCGCAAAAACATAATATACGGGTAGACAACCTTGGCATAGAAGTGGTGTTTGTGACGTCTGAACGTTTATATCCCTATCAAAGGGAAACCATTGAAACAACGTTTGGTGCGCCTGTAGCCAACGGTTATGGTGGTAGAGATGCGGGGTTTATTGCGCATCAATGCCCTGACGGTAAAATGCATTTAAGTGCTGAAGATATTGTGGTTGAAATCATCGATCGTGAGGGTAACCCAGTACCTGATGGTGAAAAGGGGGAAATAGTGGTAACCCATATGGCGACATCTGACTTCCCTTTTATTCGTTATCGTACAGGCGATGTGGCGGCTATTGACCCAGAGCCATGTTCGTGTGGTCGTGGTTTACCGTGTTTAATGGATATTGAAGGTCGAACAACAGATTTTGTTATCGCGCAAGACGGCACGGTCATGCATGGCCTTGCACTTATTTACGTATTGCGAGAGCTCCAGGGTATTGGTGAATTTAAAATAATTCAAGAATCTAAATTGTTGACTCGTATTCAAGTTGTGCCGATCGAAAAGGATTTACCAGACGCATTAAAAGAAGAAATTATTGTTGGTTTCAAAAAACGTTTAGGTGATAACGTGGAAGTTGAACTGGAAGTCGTTGAGAAAATTGAGGCTGAAAAGTCAGGCAAATTTAGATACGTAATCAGTAAGGTGTCATAA
- a CDS encoding glycosyltransferase — protein MSKPKIIAHLILQLDIGGLERVMLNCIRQMQQQSDVKHVIISLTTANDFSQDDLREKVAVHCLNKKAGNDWKLHFRLFQLLREIKPDILHTYNLSTIEYHPIAMLAGVKGRIHAEHGRDINDPKGLNKKHNFLRKLMSFFIHRYVAVSDELFQWLNTTVGISKTKTQLITNGINTEFFNLPKQPSENIRFANIARLSPIKDHKNLLQACQLLQKEHDELPWTLTIIGDGPLREELALLTQEYQLNERVNFLGARDDIAELLTEVDVFVLSSIAEGIPMTILEAMSASTAIIATEVGGIPQVIEQHKEGVLVEKQDAIALAQAMAFYLKNVEKAKEHGKQARDKVLNSYNEQRMVKDYLACYEQLL, from the coding sequence GTGAGTAAACCAAAGATCATCGCGCATTTAATTTTACAGCTTGATATAGGCGGGCTAGAACGTGTCATGCTAAATTGCATTCGTCAGATGCAGCAACAAAGCGATGTTAAGCATGTCATTATCTCATTGACTACGGCGAATGACTTTTCTCAAGATGACCTGCGCGAAAAGGTGGCTGTTCATTGTTTAAATAAAAAAGCTGGCAACGACTGGAAGTTACATTTTCGCTTGTTTCAGCTATTAAGAGAAATTAAGCCTGATATCTTACATACCTACAACTTGTCGACTATTGAATATCACCCAATTGCGATGTTAGCAGGCGTGAAAGGCAGAATACATGCAGAGCACGGACGAGATATAAATGATCCAAAAGGTTTAAATAAAAAGCATAATTTTTTGCGAAAGCTGATGTCCTTTTTTATTCATCGATATGTTGCAGTCAGTGATGAATTGTTTCAATGGTTGAATACAACCGTGGGCATTTCAAAGACTAAAACGCAGTTGATCACAAACGGGATCAATACCGAGTTTTTCAATCTACCTAAACAGCCTAGCGAAAATATACGTTTTGCTAATATAGCCCGTTTGTCACCGATTAAAGACCATAAAAACTTGCTTCAAGCCTGCCAGTTGCTTCAAAAAGAGCATGACGAACTACCATGGACGCTGACAATCATTGGTGATGGACCGCTTCGTGAAGAGCTCGCCTTATTAACGCAAGAATATCAGCTTAACGAACGGGTAAATTTTCTTGGTGCACGTGATGATATTGCCGAGCTTTTAACGGAAGTTGATGTGTTTGTCTTATCATCAATTGCCGAAGGGATCCCCATGACTATTTTAGAAGCTATGTCAGCGTCAACCGCCATTATTGCAACGGAAGTTGGCGGTATACCTCAAGTCATTGAGCAGCACAAAGAAGGGGTTCTCGTGGAAAAACAAGATGCAATCGCGCTTGCGCAAGCGATGGCGTTTTATCTAAAAAATGTAGAAAAAGCAAAAGAGCATGGGAAACAAGCACGCGATAAAGTGTTGAATTCATATAACGAACAACGCATGGTGAAAGATTATTTAGCATGCTACGAGCAGCTGCTATAG
- a CDS encoding polysaccharide deacetylase family protein, producing MTQNLERWLFGVFSKAVSYKSLGRATILTFHRVSDNNSLFEQEEVGILEFRDKMRLLKKHFNVVSIEELLNANFNGDLKPYTVAITIDDGYEDCYSVITPILDELKLPGAFFITTEGIEQGGLWNDKIANALLLTEQQSIHIDDEEIFIDDDVSRCAAFGKILVKCKYKKLHERSQFIALLNEQCKTEFTDYDFLTEDKIRAMANAGMIIGAHTHSHPILAVEDEQVCITEIKESKDILENITGTSIKHFAYPNGMVGRDFNGKHESMLKELGFESGFSTTWGHFSPDSNRFAIPRFTPWDKNIYRFAFRLVRHSCKKYG from the coding sequence ATGACTCAAAATTTGGAGCGTTGGCTGTTTGGAGTGTTTAGTAAAGCTGTTTCCTACAAGTCTTTGGGAAGAGCAACTATTCTTACATTCCATCGAGTTTCAGATAACAATTCTTTGTTTGAGCAAGAAGAAGTCGGCATTTTAGAGTTTCGCGATAAAATGCGTCTATTGAAAAAGCACTTCAATGTGGTTTCGATCGAGGAGCTATTAAACGCTAATTTTAACGGTGATCTTAAACCTTACACCGTAGCGATCACTATTGATGACGGCTATGAAGATTGTTATTCAGTTATCACACCTATATTGGATGAATTAAAACTGCCCGGCGCATTTTTCATCACGACCGAAGGTATTGAACAAGGTGGTTTGTGGAACGATAAAATTGCCAATGCTTTGTTATTAACTGAGCAACAGTCCATTCATATTGATGATGAAGAAATCTTTATAGACGATGATGTTAGTAGATGCGCTGCATTTGGAAAAATTCTTGTTAAATGTAAATACAAAAAATTGCACGAAAGATCTCAGTTTATCGCTTTGCTCAATGAACAATGTAAAACGGAATTTACTGATTACGATTTTTTAACCGAAGATAAAATCAGAGCAATGGCCAATGCCGGTATGATTATTGGCGCTCATACTCATTCACATCCCATTTTAGCGGTTGAAGATGAGCAGGTTTGCATCACTGAAATCAAAGAATCTAAAGATATTTTAGAAAACATTACCGGTACTAGCATCAAGCATTTTGCTTATCCTAACGGTATGGTTGGTCGAGATTTTAATGGTAAACATGAGTCAATGTTGAAGGAACTAGGGTTCGAAAGTGGGTTTAGTACAACCTGGGGGCATTTTAGCCCAGATAGCAACAGATTTGCTATTCCACGTTTTACCCCTTGGGACAAAAACATTTACAGGTTTGCATTTAGACTTGTTAGACATTCGTGTAAAAAATATGGCTAA
- a CDS encoding putative O-glycosylation ligase, exosortase A system-associated, translating into MRDIAVLILFIFLVFFALRRPFIGVCAWIWVAMAFPAGWAWGFSSSLRINFTVAILTFVGYIFYKNKAKLRLDVISILIALFWVIALISTITTESLLQDFIWSKFFDVSKILLLYIAVILIIEKKLHIDTLIWVIVLSISAYAGMEAVKFILSGGGHRVAGHAGHVLGDRNDLVVAINMGLPLVIYLIGQTKNKLLKQGLIGLFILNLVAIIGSYSRGGFIGLTILTLYFFLKSNRKFIWTMLFVIAVPIAVQFAPSEWTSRMNTIESASLEDRSFIGRLWAWKISTKIANDNFFGNGFYASQDPLAWETYKHQIDNFGPIKTPPVEDRIKPKAAHSIYFQTLGDLGYLGLIVVLLILSRFFFRLRKIAKLAREQGIEWAEKLATLMSVSIVAYGITGASVSLIYFDLLFVLFGISYVLLYRVVDSSSKVVMRPRFAK; encoded by the coding sequence ATGCGTGATATTGCTGTTCTGATTCTTTTCATCTTTTTAGTATTCTTTGCTCTAAGAAGGCCTTTTATTGGAGTTTGCGCATGGATATGGGTAGCAATGGCGTTCCCTGCAGGTTGGGCCTGGGGTTTTTCATCGTCTTTACGCATTAACTTTACTGTCGCAATTCTCACTTTTGTTGGTTATATCTTTTATAAGAATAAAGCCAAGCTGCGGCTCGATGTCATTTCAATACTAATCGCCTTATTTTGGGTAATTGCTTTAATCAGCACAATAACGACCGAGTCACTTTTACAAGACTTTATTTGGTCAAAGTTCTTTGATGTTTCTAAGATTCTACTTCTGTATATTGCGGTTATTCTCATCATCGAGAAAAAGCTGCACATTGATACCTTAATTTGGGTTATTGTGCTGTCAATTTCTGCATATGCAGGGATGGAAGCCGTTAAATTTATTTTGTCAGGTGGTGGTCACCGAGTTGCAGGTCATGCAGGCCATGTACTAGGTGATAGAAATGACTTGGTTGTAGCAATAAATATGGGCTTACCACTCGTTATTTACCTGATAGGACAAACCAAAAATAAATTGCTTAAACAAGGTTTGATTGGCTTATTTATTTTAAATTTAGTGGCAATTATAGGTAGCTACTCACGAGGTGGTTTTATCGGTTTAACCATTTTAACCTTGTACTTTTTCCTCAAATCAAATCGTAAGTTTATTTGGACGATGCTCTTTGTTATTGCTGTTCCCATTGCTGTGCAGTTTGCGCCAAGTGAATGGACGTCGAGAATGAATACGATTGAAAGTGCATCATTAGAAGATAGATCGTTTATTGGACGTTTATGGGCTTGGAAGATTTCCACTAAAATTGCTAATGATAACTTTTTTGGTAATGGTTTTTATGCCAGCCAAGATCCTTTGGCTTGGGAGACCTATAAGCACCAAATTGATAACTTTGGTCCTATAAAAACGCCGCCAGTTGAAGATAGGATCAAACCTAAAGCTGCGCATAGTATTTACTTCCAAACATTGGGTGATTTAGGCTATCTGGGTTTAATTGTTGTACTGTTAATATTAAGCCGTTTCTTCTTCCGCTTGAGAAAAATCGCAAAACTAGCACGTGAACAAGGAATAGAATGGGCTGAAAAATTAGCAACCCTGATGTCAGTTTCTATTGTCGCTTATGGTATTACCGGCGCATCAGTAAGTTTAATTTACTTCGATTTGTTGTTTGTATTGTTTGGTATCTCATATGTGCTGCTTTATCGCGTAGTAGATAGCTCGAGTAAGGTCGTGATGCGGCCTCGATTCGCCAAATAA
- a CDS encoding XrtA/PEP-CTERM system amidotransferase yields MCGITGYLKLDKQAQVDDALLAKMNQAQFHRGPDEGDQYVDEYVGLAHRRLSIIDLSSGQQPMKSNCGDYVIVFNGEVYNFLEIRAQLISLGYTFNTHSDTEVILNAYIEWGPQSVERLNGMFSYVIWQKSTNAFFITRDRLGIKPLFYTVIDQVFYFASELKSLKLIPNLDKTVDVKALEQYFAFGYVAEPSTIYQSVQKLQPGHTIYFETPQSPMKINQYWDVSYAKQTDLSEQEYIEQAVTQLKKSVDSHMMAEVPLGSFLSGGVDSSAVVAMMSQVSEQKVKTCSIGFDVKDYNETDFARMVAKRYNTDHQENIVKSDDFDLLDMLAELYDEPYADSSAMPTYRVCELARKKVTVCMSGDGADELLAGYRRYALMMNEQKVRDKIPAAVRKAIFKPLGKLYPKLDWAPRFLRAKTTFQSLAMDIVEGYFHGVSIMNDEQRKALFSPQVHEQLAGYHALEVFREHEANFDGDDPLSLIQYLDIKTYLVGDILTKVDRASMAHSLEVRVPFLDHEFVEWSAKVPPRMRLKAGQGKYVLKKAMEDHLPHDVLYRSKMGFRVPLTDWFRGPLKQKLRDALLSEEMHESGLFNMNTIRQWIDDHQSGRKEYSAPLWTLLMFASFYRQATS; encoded by the coding sequence ATGTGTGGTATTACGGGTTATTTAAAATTAGATAAGCAAGCACAAGTTGATGATGCATTACTCGCTAAAATGAACCAAGCGCAGTTTCATCGTGGACCTGATGAAGGAGATCAATATGTTGACGAGTATGTTGGCCTAGCACACCGACGTTTATCGATTATTGATTTATCATCTGGCCAACAACCGATGAAGAGTAATTGTGGTGATTATGTTATTGTGTTTAATGGTGAAGTGTATAATTTCCTTGAAATAAGAGCACAACTCATCTCGCTTGGTTATACCTTTAATACGCATTCCGACACAGAAGTTATTTTAAATGCCTACATAGAGTGGGGGCCACAAAGCGTTGAACGACTTAACGGTATGTTTTCTTATGTGATCTGGCAAAAATCGACAAATGCTTTTTTTATCACCCGTGATCGCCTTGGTATTAAACCGCTTTTCTATACGGTGATTGATCAAGTTTTTTATTTTGCATCAGAGCTGAAAAGTTTAAAACTCATCCCTAATCTTGATAAAACAGTTGATGTAAAAGCGCTAGAGCAATACTTTGCATTTGGCTACGTTGCTGAACCAAGTACCATTTATCAATCTGTTCAAAAACTACAGCCTGGTCATACTATCTATTTTGAAACGCCGCAAAGCCCAATGAAGATTAATCAATATTGGGATGTGAGCTATGCCAAACAAACTGATCTATCTGAACAAGAATATATTGAACAAGCGGTGACGCAGTTAAAGAAATCTGTTGATAGTCATATGATGGCAGAAGTACCTTTAGGTTCGTTTTTATCAGGTGGGGTTGACTCAAGCGCTGTGGTAGCAATGATGTCGCAAGTCAGTGAACAAAAAGTAAAAACTTGTTCAATCGGTTTTGATGTAAAAGATTATAATGAAACTGACTTTGCGCGTATGGTTGCTAAACGCTACAACACAGATCATCAAGAAAACATCGTAAAAAGTGATGACTTTGATCTGTTAGATATGTTGGCCGAGCTTTATGATGAACCCTACGCAGACAGCTCAGCAATGCCAACATATCGCGTATGTGAACTCGCTCGTAAAAAAGTCACCGTTTGTATGTCAGGTGATGGTGCTGATGAACTTTTAGCGGGCTATCGTCGCTACGCATTAATGATGAATGAACAAAAAGTTCGCGATAAAATACCAGCGGCAGTGCGTAAGGCCATTTTTAAACCATTAGGGAAGTTATACCCTAAGCTTGATTGGGCTCCGCGCTTTCTTCGGGCGAAAACCACTTTTCAATCGCTTGCCATGGATATTGTAGAAGGTTATTTCCATGGTGTTTCGATTATGAATGATGAACAACGTAAGGCGTTGTTTTCTCCACAAGTTCACGAACAATTAGCGGGCTATCATGCACTTGAAGTATTTAGAGAACATGAAGCTAATTTTGATGGTGATGACCCACTCTCTTTAATCCAATACCTAGATATTAAAACCTATTTAGTAGGGGATATTTTAACCAAAGTAGACCGCGCGAGTATGGCGCATAGTCTAGAGGTACGGGTACCCTTTTTAGATCACGAATTTGTCGAGTGGTCGGCGAAGGTTCCACCACGGATGCGATTAAAAGCAGGGCAAGGGAAATACGTGTTGAAAAAAGCCATGGAAGATCACTTGCCGCACGATGTACTGTATCGCAGTAAAATGGGGTTTAGAGTGCCTCTTACCGATTGGTTTAGAGGCCCGTTGAAGCAAAAACTAAGAGACGCATTATTAAGTGAAGAAATGCACGAATCAGGATTATTTAATATGAATACTATTCGTCAATGGATAGATGATCACCAGTCAGGCAGAAAAGAATATAGTGCTCCACTTTGGACCTTACTAATGTTTGCCTCTTTTTATCGTCAAGCAACGAGTTAA
- a CDS encoding TIGR04063 family PEP-CTERM/XrtA system glycosyltransferase: MKALHVLDHSIPLHSGYTFRTRSILKKQHQLGIETCHVTSPKHGNSVKEIETVDDLVFYRSAPPSGVLSKLPVLNQLAFIEPMVERILEVIAIEKPDVIHAHSPALNGLAALKAGKKSGLPVVYEIRAFWEDAAVDHGTCKEDDLRYKLTRAMETHVVKHADAVTTICQGLRKDLIGRGFNEDKFTVIANAVNVEQFDVITEKNQALEQALSLTNKTVLGFLGSFYAYEGLDLAINALAEVVKQRQDIHLLLVGGGPQEDNLKAQVAELGLTDYVTFTGRVPHSEVGRYYSLVDLLVYPRKSMRLTELVTPLKPLEAMAQGKLLLASDVGGHHELITDHSNGYLFKADNVDNLVEKIQQVLTEKAQWPEVIAEGRRYVEQVRNWQNSVENYIDIYQKLTGQLVK; the protein is encoded by the coding sequence ATGAAAGCATTACACGTATTAGACCACTCAATACCCTTACATAGCGGGTATACCTTTCGTACACGTTCGATCTTAAAAAAACAACACCAGTTAGGGATTGAAACTTGTCATGTCACTAGCCCCAAACATGGTAATAGCGTAAAAGAAATAGAAACGGTCGATGATCTAGTGTTTTATCGTAGTGCGCCACCAAGTGGCGTGTTGTCAAAATTGCCTGTATTGAATCAGTTAGCATTTATCGAACCCATGGTTGAGCGCATATTAGAAGTAATAGCGATAGAGAAGCCCGATGTAATTCACGCTCATTCACCAGCCTTAAACGGTTTAGCAGCGCTAAAAGCCGGTAAAAAATCGGGCTTGCCTGTGGTTTATGAAATTCGTGCCTTTTGGGAAGATGCTGCCGTTGATCATGGTACGTGCAAAGAAGATGATTTACGTTACAAGTTAACCCGTGCAATGGAAACACACGTGGTAAAGCATGCAGATGCGGTAACAACAATTTGCCAAGGGTTAAGAAAAGACTTAATCGGTAGAGGGTTTAACGAAGATAAGTTTACCGTTATTGCTAATGCGGTAAATGTTGAGCAATTTGATGTGATTACCGAGAAAAATCAAGCATTAGAACAAGCGTTATCATTAACGAATAAAACGGTGCTAGGCTTTCTAGGTTCTTTTTACGCTTATGAAGGGTTAGATTTAGCCATCAATGCATTAGCGGAAGTGGTAAAACAACGACAAGATATACATTTACTGTTGGTTGGTGGTGGTCCACAAGAAGACAACTTAAAGGCGCAAGTAGCAGAATTAGGGCTAACTGATTATGTGACTTTTACTGGCCGAGTGCCACACAGTGAAGTTGGGCGTTATTACAGCTTAGTTGACCTGTTGGTATACCCGCGTAAATCGATGCGTTTAACTGAACTTGTAACTCCGTTAAAGCCATTAGAGGCAATGGCTCAAGGAAAGCTGTTGTTAGCGTCTGATGTCGGTGGTCACCATGAATTGATCACAGATCATAGCAATGGTTATTTGTTCAAAGCGGATAATGTCGATAACTTGGTTGAAAAAATACAACAAGTATTAACAGAAAAAGCACAATGGCCAGAAGTGATTGCCGAAGGAAGGCGCTATGTAGAGCAAGTCAGGAACTGGCAGAATAGTGTTGAAAACTATATTGACATTTATCAAAAATTAACAGGGCAGTTAGTTAAGTGA